A single Parabacteroides timonensis DNA region contains:
- a CDS encoding M56 family metallopeptidase — translation MGDFFVYILKSSVCLAVFYLFYRLLLSRETFHRFNRVSLLGVIILSVVIPFIRIVTEEPVVIQRPLQNLEYLLQMAEMQTDVLVPTGQSVWLSLLLAVYLGGCIFFFVRFLYSTIRIFNLIGMGEKQVLPGGCKLVVTDKTVCPFSWMGYIVISRKDMEESGEEILTHELAHIHARHSIDMLVCTFCVILQWFNPAVWLLKQELQNIHEYEADESVINHGVDAKKYQLLLIKKAVGSQRFTSMANSFNHSKLKKRITMMLKQKSNPWARLKYLYVLPLTAVAVVAFARPEISRELEKISSAKISEIVPVKEAIEPKKAEPTVIPVKEVSAPQVAPQVVKVTATTSTVSDDTVRVVGTAVSIQEGMQKQLDDFSKSAEDGLKKGKFRAESSQYLILVDNEVSSYDQLDQISPENIESFAINQKKNSQDLLDKFNAKDKKGVIVVKTKEGIASGKVSKDEVRVVGYKTMDNLEKSLNIRVMKKDSAGVSVNASPLIIVDGEELVDKSVDEINPKTIESISVLKDKSAATLYGEKGKNGVILITTKKKDKE, via the coding sequence ATGGGAGACTTCTTTGTTTATATCCTTAAATCGTCTGTATGCCTGGCTGTATTTTATCTGTTTTACAGACTGTTGTTGAGCCGTGAAACATTTCACCGTTTTAACCGTGTATCCCTACTGGGGGTAATTATTCTTTCTGTTGTAATCCCTTTTATCCGTATAGTGACAGAAGAACCTGTCGTTATACAACGTCCATTACAGAATTTGGAATATCTTTTGCAAATGGCAGAGATGCAGACGGATGTACTGGTTCCGACCGGGCAATCGGTCTGGCTTTCGTTATTGCTGGCGGTTTATCTGGGTGGTTGTATTTTCTTTTTTGTCCGTTTCCTTTATTCAACAATCCGTATTTTCAACCTGATCGGGATGGGAGAGAAGCAGGTGCTCCCCGGTGGATGTAAACTGGTAGTTACAGATAAAACTGTTTGTCCGTTCAGCTGGATGGGATACATTGTTATTTCCCGGAAAGATATGGAAGAAAGCGGCGAAGAGATATTGACACACGAACTGGCTCATATTCATGCCCGTCATTCTATCGATATGCTGGTCTGTACTTTTTGTGTGATACTTCAATGGTTTAACCCGGCTGTCTGGTTGTTGAAACAGGAGTTGCAGAACATTCATGAATACGAAGCGGACGAAAGCGTGATCAATCACGGTGTCGATGCGAAGAAATATCAACTATTATTAATAAAAAAAGCTGTTGGTTCACAGCGCTTCACTTCTATGGCCAACAGCTTTAATCACAGTAAACTAAAAAAACGAATTACTATGATGTTAAAACAAAAATCAAATCCCTGGGCACGGTTGAAGTATCTGTATGTACTTCCACTCACTGCTGTTGCAGTAGTTGCTTTTGCCCGTCCTGAAATCTCCCGTGAATTGGAAAAGATTTCGAGTGCCAAAATTAGTGAAATAGTTCCGGTTAAGGAAGCTATCGAGCCTAAAAAAGCAGAGCCTACCGTTATACCGGTGAAAGAGGTATCTGCACCACAGGTCGCTCCTCAGGTTGTGAAAGTGACGGCTACTACTTCGACGGTATCAGATGATACGGTTCGTGTTGTTGGGACGGCTGTAAGTATTCAGGAAGGCATGCAGAAACAGTTGGATGATTTTTCCAAATCGGCTGAAGACGGGCTGAAGAAAGGAAAGTTTAGAGCAGAATCTTCCCAGTATCTAATCCTTGTTGATAATGAGGTTTCCAGCTACGACCAGTTAGATCAGATCTCTCCGGAAAATATAGAAAGCTTTGCTATTAACCAGAAAAAGAATAGCCAGGATCTATTGGATAAGTTTAATGCGAAAGACAAGAAAGGGGTTATTGTTGTAAAGACAAAAGAAGGTATAGCCTCAGGTAAAGTCTCGAAAGATGAAGTGCGTGTTGTGGGTTATAAAACGATGGATAATTTGGAAAAGTCTCTAAATATAAGGGTCATGAAGAAAGACTCTGCCGGTGTTTCGGTTAATGCGAGTCCTCTGATTATAGTAGATGGTGAAGAGCTGGTCGATAAATCTGTGGATGAGATAAATCCGAAGACAATCGAGTCTATCTCTGTATTAAAAGACAAATCGGCTGCTACGCTATACGGAGAAAAAGGCAAGAATGGTGTGATCCTTATAACAACTAAAAAGAAAGACAAAGAATGA
- a CDS encoding BlaI/MecI/CopY family transcriptional regulator, producing MKRLTAKEEEIMGYFWEKGPLFVKQLLEYYEEPKPHFNTLSTIVRGLEDKGFLAHNTFGNTYQYYAAVTEEAYSSGTLKNVIAKYFNNSYLGVVSSLIKEEEISVNELRQLLDEVEQADKK from the coding sequence ATGAAACGACTGACTGCAAAAGAAGAAGAGATCATGGGGTATTTCTGGGAGAAAGGTCCTTTGTTCGTAAAGCAATTACTGGAATATTATGAGGAACCTAAACCTCATTTCAATACATTATCTACTATCGTGCGAGGTCTGGAAGATAAAGGTTTTCTTGCACACAATACTTTCGGTAACACATATCAATATTATGCCGCTGTCACCGAAGAGGCTTATAGTAGTGGCACTTTGAAGAATGTAATTGCCAAATATTTCAACAACTCTTATTTGGGAGTCGTATCCTCACTGATCAAGGAAGAAGAGATCTCTGTGAATGAGCTCCGGCAATTGCTGGATGAAGTGGAACAAGCCGATAAAAAGTAA
- a CDS encoding S9 family peptidase, with the protein MKKHLHLLLLASGLFLVQGVSAQTNSADDPLPGYTQAERFAGDKLPTMLFSTSVDPHWFKAGNCFWYEYKTGNGTVWYVVNPSAKSKRPLFDQDKLAAELTEIVKDPFIAQQLPIRKLEAGEDGRTFTFQVTSSQDAKKDSTDKDNKTKKEVFYFSYDYPTRKLTHLADKKKDTEYPDWASISPDGKTVVYAKDLNLYRMSREDYEKLKKDDKDSTVTEIQLTTTGVKDFGFGQPYSILNTDTLCNGKRKNPGYLLWSPDSRHFAVSISDSREVKDLWVINAMATPRPTLETYKYQMPGEKEAPISHLYLFDMNNNSYKEINTWAFKDQTIRMAYQPRLQKQRDMKELPSIWLGDNNRFFVTRSSRDLHRIDICTYTIGEDSIRPIIEERMNTYIEVRPLASVNNGKELIHWSERDGWAHLYLYDDKGNLKNRITSGPWHVDQIVKVDEAKRVVYFLANGREKDENPYYEHLYRANLDGSNLQMVSAGDYFHDVRIDDNAQFIVHNYSRINTVPKTDLLDNTGRKVMDLEESDFSQLFAAGYQFPEPFKVKAADGVTDLYGVMYKPFNFDSTKVYPIIDYVYPGPQVEATRYPFTRMSVRTDRLAQAGFIVVSVGNRGGHPSRSKWYHNFGYGNLRDYGLADQKAAIIQLADKNKFIDIHRVGIHGHSGGGFMSTAAILQYPDFFKVAVSCAGNHDNKIYNRWWSETHHGVKEVVSEKGDTTFRYSIKSNPELAKQLKGHLLLVHGDIDNNVHPGNTMRVVDGLIRANKRFDMLLLPQQRHGFGDMDEYFYWRMVDYFSEHLLGKSDKSVDIPKR; encoded by the coding sequence ATGAAAAAACATTTACATCTACTCTTATTAGCGTCAGGGCTTTTTCTTGTTCAGGGCGTGAGTGCACAAACAAATTCAGCAGACGATCCGCTGCCGGGTTATACGCAGGCGGAACGGTTTGCCGGTGATAAATTGCCGACGATGTTGTTTTCTACTTCAGTAGATCCGCATTGGTTTAAGGCGGGTAACTGCTTCTGGTATGAATATAAAACCGGGAACGGAACTGTATGGTATGTGGTTAATCCTTCCGCTAAATCGAAACGTCCTCTATTCGATCAGGATAAGCTGGCGGCTGAACTGACGGAGATCGTAAAAGATCCGTTTATCGCTCAACAGTTACCTATCCGGAAATTGGAGGCGGGAGAGGACGGACGTACTTTTACGTTCCAGGTAACTTCTTCACAGGATGCGAAGAAAGATAGTACGGATAAAGATAACAAAACGAAGAAAGAAGTTTTCTATTTCTCTTATGATTATCCGACACGTAAACTGACGCATCTGGCCGATAAAAAGAAAGACACGGAATATCCCGACTGGGCTTCTATTTCGCCTGACGGTAAAACCGTTGTTTATGCAAAAGATCTGAATCTGTACCGCATGTCGCGTGAAGATTACGAGAAACTGAAAAAGGATGACAAAGACAGTACCGTTACAGAAATACAGCTGACAACCACCGGAGTAAAAGACTTTGGTTTCGGACAGCCTTACAGCATTTTAAATACGGATACATTATGTAACGGCAAAAGAAAAAATCCGGGTTACTTATTGTGGTCACCCGATTCACGTCACTTTGCCGTATCTATCTCGGACAGCCGCGAGGTAAAAGACCTGTGGGTGATCAATGCCATGGCAACCCCGCGTCCGACATTGGAAACGTACAAGTACCAGATGCCGGGTGAAAAAGAAGCGCCGATCAGTCATCTATATCTGTTCGATATGAACAATAACTCTTATAAAGAGATCAACACCTGGGCTTTCAAAGACCAGACTATTCGCATGGCTTACCAACCTCGTTTGCAGAAACAACGTGATATGAAGGAACTGCCGAGTATTTGGTTGGGTGACAATAACCGTTTCTTCGTTACCCGTTCCAGCCGTGACCTGCATCGTATCGACATCTGTACATATACCATCGGTGAAGATTCGATCCGTCCGATTATCGAAGAGCGTATGAATACCTATATCGAAGTCCGTCCGCTGGCGTCCGTAAATAATGGAAAAGAACTGATCCATTGGAGTGAACGCGACGGCTGGGCACATCTGTATCTCTATGATGATAAAGGTAACCTGAAAAACCGTATCACATCAGGTCCCTGGCATGTCGACCAGATCGTAAAGGTGGATGAAGCCAAGCGTGTCGTTTATTTTCTTGCTAATGGAAGGGAAAAGGACGAGAACCCCTATTATGAACATCTTTACCGGGCAAACCTGGATGGAAGCAACTTACAGATGGTTTCAGCCGGTGATTATTTCCATGATGTCCGCATAGATGATAATGCACAATTCATTGTCCATAATTATTCCCGTATCAATACGGTTCCTAAGACAGACCTGTTGGATAATACCGGGCGGAAGGTAATGGACTTGGAAGAAAGCGATTTCTCACAACTGTTTGCTGCCGGTTACCAGTTTCCGGAACCGTTTAAGGTAAAAGCAGCTGATGGCGTAACGGATCTGTACGGTGTGATGTATAAACCTTTCAATTTCGACTCGACTAAAGTATATCCTATTATCGATTATGTTTATCCCGGTCCGCAGGTGGAAGCAACCCGCTATCCGTTTACCCGTATGAGTGTCCGTACGGACCGTTTGGCACAAGCCGGATTCATTGTGGTTTCTGTCGGTAACCGTGGCGGTCATCCGAGTCGTTCGAAATGGTATCATAACTTCGGATACGGTAATCTGCGCGATTATGGACTGGCAGATCAGAAAGCCGCCATCATCCAGTTGGCTGATAAGAATAAGTTTATCGATATCCATCGTGTCGGAATCCACGGACATTCGGGTGGAGGATTTATGTCGACAGCAGCAATCCTGCAATATCCGGATTTCTTCAAGGTGGCGGTATCCTGTGCCGGTAATCATGATAACAAGATCTATAATCGTTGGTGGAGTGAAACACATCATGGTGTGAAAGAAGTAGTATCGGAAAAAGGCGATACGACCTTTAGATACAGTATCAAGAGTAATCCTGAATTGGCTAAACAGTTGAAAGGTCATTTGTTGTTGGTTCATGGTGATATAGACAACAATGTTCATCCGGGCAATACGATGCGTGTCGTAGACGGTTTGATCCGAGCTAACAAACGTTTCGATATGTTGCTCCTGCCACAACAACGTCACGGTTTCGGTGATATGGACGAGTATTTCTACTGGCGAATGGTCGACTACTTCTCAGAACATCTGTTAGGTAAATCGGATAAGTCGGTGGATATACCGAAACGATAA
- a CDS encoding ATPase, whose amino-acid sequence MEPILLAYLGIALMTGLTFIGSSYGVTICGNAVVGAMKKNPDALGTYIALSALPSSQGLYGFVGYFMMQKFLVADITMLNATAVFGAGLVLGFAGLLSSIRQAEVCANGIAGVGAGHNVFGATMVMAVFPELYAILALLVVILIGGTLPV is encoded by the coding sequence ATGGAACCAATTTTATTAGCTTATCTTGGTATTGCGTTGATGACAGGTTTAACCTTTATCGGCAGTAGTTATGGTGTAACAATCTGCGGTAACGCAGTAGTAGGAGCAATGAAGAAGAACCCGGATGCACTGGGTACTTACATCGCATTGAGTGCGTTGCCTTCTTCACAGGGTTTGTACGGATTCGTAGGTTATTTCATGATGCAGAAATTCCTGGTTGCAGACATTACCATGTTGAATGCAACAGCGGTATTCGGTGCCGGTCTGGTATTAGGATTTGCAGGTTTATTATCTTCCATCCGTCAGGCAGAAGTTTGTGCAAACGGTATTGCCGGTGTTGGTGCTGGTCATAACGTATTCGGTGCAACAATGGTAATGGCCGTATTCCCTGAGTTGTATGCTATCTTGGCTTTGCTGGTTGTGATCCTGATCGGCGGAACTCTTCCGGTGTAA
- a CDS encoding V-type ATP synthase subunit I produces the protein MIVKMSKYAFMVYHREYDSFLAQLRELGVVHVKEGKSILDNAELQDILALRKRVNQLMRFFKSQHAATKDLQLAPARELDKKAGIKLLQKIEELQDKKVQLQSVKASLEKDIAYMEIWGDFSWANFNRLKKAGYDITFWTCPTAKYEPKWGDEYNAILINNFQSVTYFLTITKVGTTIDIDAERPKMPDRGLQKLNARLDLLKQEMKVLDAEMKKLAASDYNTLDLFDKNLQNEFNLSNVLVQTDRQAGDKLMLLEGWVPTEKAQAMEEALEKDGYFYQALEIEEGDKVPILLKNGKFAKLYEPITRMFSLPNYGEFDPTPFFAPFFMLFFGLCFGDGGYGLLVMIACTILKRKVNPDFKPFLSLFQYLGLAALIVGTCTGSFFGIALVDIPAFASVKDYFVSSDNLMTFSIIIGLVQILFGKTIAALKIMSQKGKKYGIAPLAWVFIILALCLVFGLPMLDVQLPEVVKNVFLVIAGLGLLVAFLYNTPGKNIFLNFGTGLWNTYNMASGLLGDTLSYIRLFAIGLTGAILGGVFNSLAVDMTEGMNIVLRVICMLLILLVGHAINIGLCTISSLVHPLRLIFVEYYKNAEFEGGGKAYQPFKKA, from the coding sequence ATGATAGTAAAAATGAGTAAATATGCCTTTATGGTATATCACAGGGAATATGATTCGTTCCTGGCACAATTGCGCGAACTGGGTGTCGTGCATGTGAAAGAGGGCAAGTCTATTCTCGATAATGCAGAACTTCAGGATATCCTGGCTTTGCGTAAGCGTGTCAATCAGTTAATGCGTTTCTTCAAGAGCCAGCATGCCGCAACGAAAGACCTTCAGTTGGCTCCGGCCCGTGAACTGGATAAGAAAGCAGGAATAAAATTATTACAGAAGATAGAGGAGTTGCAGGATAAGAAAGTGCAGCTTCAGTCCGTGAAAGCATCCCTTGAAAAGGATATTGCTTATATGGAGATCTGGGGCGATTTTAGCTGGGCTAATTTCAATCGCCTGAAAAAGGCTGGATATGATATTACATTCTGGACTTGCCCGACGGCTAAGTATGAACCGAAATGGGGTGATGAGTACAATGCTATATTGATCAACAATTTCCAGTCGGTTACCTATTTCCTTACTATAACGAAAGTCGGTACGACGATCGATATAGATGCGGAGCGTCCGAAGATGCCGGACAGAGGCTTGCAGAAATTAAATGCGCGTCTTGACCTGTTAAAGCAGGAAATGAAGGTATTGGATGCTGAAATGAAAAAACTGGCAGCGTCTGATTATAATACACTCGATTTGTTTGACAAGAATTTGCAGAATGAATTCAATCTGTCGAATGTGCTTGTGCAAACCGATCGTCAGGCAGGCGATAAGTTGATGTTGCTGGAAGGCTGGGTACCTACTGAAAAGGCGCAGGCAATGGAGGAAGCTCTTGAAAAAGATGGCTATTTCTATCAGGCATTGGAGATCGAAGAGGGGGATAAAGTTCCTATCCTGCTAAAGAATGGTAAGTTCGCCAAGTTGTACGAACCGATTACACGGATGTTCTCTTTGCCTAACTATGGCGAGTTTGACCCGACACCGTTCTTTGCACCGTTCTTTATGTTGTTCTTCGGACTTTGTTTCGGAGATGGCGGATACGGATTACTGGTAATGATCGCTTGTACGATCCTGAAACGGAAAGTCAATCCGGATTTCAAACCGTTCCTGAGTCTGTTCCAGTATCTCGGACTGGCGGCACTGATCGTCGGTACTTGTACAGGATCGTTCTTCGGTATCGCTTTGGTCGATATACCGGCTTTCGCATCGGTGAAAGATTACTTCGTTTCGAGCGATAACCTGATGACGTTCTCGATCATAATCGGATTGGTACAGATCCTGTTCGGAAAGACGATCGCTGCACTGAAGATCATGTCACAGAAGGGCAAGAAATATGGCATTGCACCGTTGGCATGGGTATTCATTATCCTGGCATTATGTCTTGTTTTCGGTTTGCCGATGCTGGACGTACAGTTACCGGAAGTGGTGAAAAATGTCTTCTTGGTGATAGCCGGTCTGGGATTGCTTGTCGCTTTCCTTTACAATACACCGGGTAAGAATATCTTCCTGAACTTCGGTACAGGTCTGTGGAATACCTATAATATGGCTTCCGGACTGCTGGGTGATACATTGTCTTATATCCGTCTGTTCGCTATCGGTCTGACCGGTGCGATCCTGGGAGGCGTATTCAATTCGCTGGCTGTGGATATGACGGAAGGTATGAACATCGTATTGCGTGTGATCTGTATGTTGCTGATCCTTTTGGTCGGCCATGCGATCAATATCGGTCTGTGTACCATCAGTTCACTGGTTCACCCACTCCGTCTGATCTTCGTAGAGTATTATAAGAATGCGGAGTTCGAAGGTGGCGGTAAGGCTTACCAGCCTTTCAAAAAAGCATAA
- a CDS encoding V-type ATP synthase subunit D translates to MAIKFQYNKTSLQQLEKQLKMRERSLPTIKSKESALRIEVKRTKDEVTKLELQLEKEIQSYENMVALWNEFSPELIAVKDVTLSTKKIAGVIVPVLDEIQFEIGHYSLFNSPAWFTDGVELLKKLARTGIEAEFSGMKLELLEHARKKTTQKVNLFEKVQIPGYKDAIRKVKRFMEDEESLSKSSQKIMRANQEKRKAKEQKEEAGV, encoded by the coding sequence ATGGCAATAAAGTTTCAATATAATAAAACCTCTCTTCAGCAATTGGAAAAGCAGCTGAAGATGCGCGAGCGTTCCCTGCCTACAATTAAAAGCAAGGAAAGTGCGTTGCGTATCGAAGTGAAGCGGACCAAGGATGAAGTGACAAAATTGGAACTTCAGCTGGAAAAAGAGATTCAGAGCTACGAGAACATGGTGGCTTTGTGGAACGAGTTCTCTCCCGAACTGATTGCGGTGAAGGATGTGACACTCTCTACGAAGAAGATTGCCGGTGTGATCGTTCCTGTATTGGACGAGATTCAGTTTGAGATCGGACATTACAGTCTCTTTAATTCCCCTGCCTGGTTTACCGATGGTGTCGAGCTGCTGAAGAAGTTGGCGCGTACCGGGATAGAAGCCGAGTTTTCGGGAATGAAGCTGGAGTTATTGGAGCATGCCAGGAAGAAGACCACTCAGAAGGTAAACCTCTTTGAGAAGGTACAGATCCCCGGCTATAAAGATGCGATCCGTAAGGTGAAACGATTTATGGAAGACGAAGAAAGTCTTTCCAAGTCGTCACAGAAGATCATGCGGGCTAACCAGGAAAAGCGTAAAGCAAAAGAACAAAAAGAGGAGGCTGGCGTATGA
- a CDS encoding V-type ATP synthase subunit B: MATKAFQKIYTKITQITKATCSLKATGVGYDELASVDGKLAQVVKIIGDEVTLQVFSGTEGIRTNAEVVFMGKAPTLKVGDQLAGRFFNAYGDPIDGGPIPEGTEVEIGGPSVNPVRRKQPSELIATGIAGIDLNNTLVTGQKIPFFADPDQPFNQVMAMVALRAQSDKIILGGMGMTNDDYLFFKNTFSNAGALDRIVSFINTTEDPSVERILIPDMALSAAEYFAVQKNEKVLVLLTDMTNYADALAIVSNRMDQIPSKDSMPGSLYSDLAKIYEKAVQFPAGGSITIIAVTTLSGGDITHAVPDNTGYITEGQLYLRRDSDVGKVIVDPFRSLSRLKQLVTGKKTREDHPQVMNAAVRLYADAANAKTKMENGFDLTDYDNRTLSFAKDYSEKLLAIDVNLDTTEMLDVAWGLFGEYFKPAEVNIKQELVDKYWKK, from the coding sequence ATGGCAACAAAAGCATTTCAAAAAATATATACGAAGATTACCCAGATCACGAAAGCTACCTGTTCGCTGAAGGCAACGGGAGTTGGGTATGACGAGCTGGCTTCCGTAGACGGCAAGCTGGCACAGGTGGTAAAGATCATCGGCGACGAGGTTACGCTGCAGGTGTTCTCCGGTACGGAAGGTATCCGTACGAATGCCGAGGTGGTATTCATGGGCAAGGCGCCTACGCTGAAAGTAGGCGACCAGTTGGCCGGACGTTTCTTCAATGCGTATGGCGACCCGATCGATGGTGGTCCGATCCCGGAAGGAACGGAAGTGGAAATCGGTGGCCCGTCTGTAAACCCGGTTCGCCGTAAACAGCCGTCAGAACTGATCGCTACGGGTATTGCCGGTATCGACCTGAACAATACGCTGGTAACCGGACAGAAGATCCCGTTCTTCGCCGACCCTGACCAGCCGTTCAACCAGGTGATGGCGATGGTAGCCCTGCGTGCCCAATCGGATAAGATCATCCTGGGCGGTATGGGGATGACCAACGACGACTACCTGTTCTTTAAAAATACATTTAGCAATGCCGGTGCACTCGACCGTATCGTGAGCTTCATCAATACAACTGAAGACCCGTCCGTAGAACGTATCCTTATTCCGGATATGGCGTTGTCGGCTGCTGAATACTTCGCCGTACAAAAGAATGAAAAGGTACTGGTGTTGTTGACCGACATGACCAACTACGCGGATGCCCTGGCGATCGTATCGAACCGTATGGACCAGATCCCGTCGAAAGACTCTATGCCGGGTTCACTTTATTCCGATTTGGCAAAGATCTACGAAAAGGCGGTACAGTTCCCGGCAGGTGGTTCCATTACCATTATTGCGGTAACGACTTTGTCCGGTGGCGATATCACACACGCCGTGCCTGATAATACCGGTTATATCACCGAAGGCCAGTTGTATCTGCGCCGTGATAGCGATGTCGGTAAAGTAATCGTCGACCCGTTCCGAAGCCTGTCACGTTTGAAACAGCTGGTAACAGGAAAGAAGACACGTGAAGATCACCCGCAGGTGATGAATGCTGCCGTTCGTCTGTATGCCGATGCTGCCAATGCAAAGACCAAGATGGAGAATGGTTTCGACCTGACGGACTACGACAACCGTACACTGTCTTTTGCAAAGGATTATTCGGAAAAGCTGTTGGCTATCGACGTAAACCTCGACACAACCGAAATGCTCGACGTGGCATGGGGCTTGTTCGGCGAATACTTCAAACCGGCGGAAGTGAATATCAAGCAGGAGTTGGTAGACAAATACTGGAAAAAGTAA
- a CDS encoding V-type ATP synthase subunit A produces MATKGIVRGIVSNLVTVEVDGPVSQNEICYISVGGVKLMAEVIKVIGKDAFVQVFESTRGMRVGDEAEFEGHMLEVTLGPGMLSRNYDGLQNDLDKMDGVFLKRGEYTFALDNDKLWDYKPLAKVGDKVTAGDWLGEVDENFQPHKIMVPFTFKGTYTVKSLVEAGQYTINQTIAVLTDEDGKDIDINMIQRWPVKRAITCYKEKPRPYKLLETGVRTIDTVNPIVEGGTGFIPGPFGTGKTVLQHAISKQAEADIVIIAACGERANEVVEIFTEFPELIDPHTGRKLMERTIIIANTSNMPVAAREASVYTAMTLAEYYRSMGLKVLLMADSTSRWAQALREMSNRLEELPGPDAFPMDLSAIVANFYARAGFVHLNNGATGSVTFIGTVSPAGGNLKEPVTENTKKVARCFYALEQERADRKRYPAVNPIDSYSKYLEYPEFQEYIAKHISPEWLDKVNEIKTRMLRGKEIAEQINILGDDGVPVEYHVTFWKSELIDFVILQQDAFDTVDAVTPLARQEFMLDKVVKICHAEFRFDTFLEVMEYFKQMINIFKQMNYSEYESDQFKKFNDQLDALLAERMEK; encoded by the coding sequence ATGGCTACGAAAGGAATTGTTAGAGGAATCGTATCCAACCTGGTAACCGTCGAGGTGGATGGGCCGGTTTCTCAAAATGAAATCTGTTACATTTCCGTAGGAGGCGTAAAGCTGATGGCGGAGGTTATTAAAGTAATAGGGAAAGATGCCTTTGTACAGGTATTTGAAAGTACACGTGGGATGCGTGTAGGTGACGAAGCCGAGTTTGAAGGGCACATGCTTGAAGTGACATTGGGGCCGGGTATGCTGTCGCGTAACTACGATGGTTTGCAGAATGACCTGGATAAAATGGACGGCGTGTTCCTGAAACGTGGTGAATATACATTTGCACTCGATAACGATAAATTGTGGGATTACAAGCCGCTGGCGAAGGTTGGCGATAAAGTGACTGCCGGTGACTGGTTGGGCGAAGTGGATGAAAACTTCCAGCCTCACAAGATCATGGTCCCTTTCACGTTTAAAGGCACTTATACTGTAAAGAGCCTGGTGGAAGCCGGACAATATACCATCAACCAGACGATCGCTGTATTGACAGACGAAGATGGTAAGGATATCGATATTAATATGATACAGCGCTGGCCGGTAAAGAGAGCCATCACTTGTTATAAAGAAAAACCGCGTCCATACAAATTGCTGGAAACAGGTGTTCGTACAATCGATACGGTAAACCCGATCGTCGAAGGCGGTACAGGATTTATCCCCGGCCCGTTCGGTACAGGTAAGACAGTGCTTCAGCACGCTATCTCCAAACAGGCGGAAGCCGATATCGTGATCATCGCTGCCTGCGGTGAACGTGCGAATGAGGTAGTGGAAATCTTTACCGAGTTCCCCGAACTGATCGACCCGCATACAGGACGTAAATTGATGGAACGTACCATCATTATCGCCAATACTTCAAACATGCCTGTGGCAGCCCGTGAAGCATCCGTATATACGGCGATGACTCTGGCTGAATATTACCGTAGCATGGGACTGAAGGTATTGTTGATGGCGGACTCTACTTCCCGTTGGGCACAGGCTTTGCGTGAGATGTCTAACCGTCTGGAAGAACTTCCGGGACCCGATGCATTCCCGATGGACTTGTCTGCAATCGTGGCTAACTTCTATGCCCGTGCAGGTTTCGTTCATTTGAATAATGGGGCGACAGGTTCGGTAACCTTTATCGGTACGGTATCGCCCGCCGGTGGTAACCTGAAAGAACCGGTAACGGAAAATACGAAGAAGGTAGCCCGTTGTTTCTACGCTTTGGAGCAGGAACGTGCCGACCGTAAACGTTATCCGGCCGTAAATCCGATCGACAGTTATTCAAAATATCTGGAATATCCCGAATTTCAGGAATATATCGCTAAACACATCTCTCCGGAATGGCTTGATAAGGTGAACGAGATCAAGACCCGTATGTTGCGTGGTAAGGAAATTGCCGAACAGATCAACATCCTGGGTGACGACGGTGTACCTGTAGAATACCATGTTACTTTCTGGAAATCGGAATTGATCGACTTCGTGATCCTGCAACAGGATGCGTTCGATACGGTCGATGCCGTGACACCGCTGGCCCGTCAGGAATTTATGCTGGACAAGGTGGTGAAGATCTGTCATGCGGAATTCCGTTTCGACACCTTCCTCGAAGTAATGGAATATTTCAAACAGATGATCAACATCTTCAAGCAGATGAACTATTCCGAATACGAAAGCGATCAGTTTAAGAAGTTCAACGATCAACTCGACGCCCTGCTCGCAGAGCGTATGGAAAAATAA